The genomic DNA CGATACCGCGATCGGCATAGGTCGTCAGCCGAACGTGCGCGTCGGCCCCGAGAATGCGGGCGCGGACTTCGCTCTCGAACCCGTTCATGACTGAGAGCACGATGAGGAGCGCGGCCACGCCGATGGTCACGCCGCCGATCGAGAGATACGAGATCAGCGAGATGAAGCCGCTATGCGATCGCGAGCGCAGATAGCGAAGAGCGATATAGACGTCAGTGCGCAATGCTTAGCTTCTTAAGTGTGGAAACAGGATCACTTCACGGATGGAGGGTTGGTCGGTAAGGAGCATGACGAGGCGGTCCACGCCGATGCCCATGCCGCCGGCGGGGGGCATGCCGATTTCGAGAGCCTGCAGGTAGTCCTCGTCGAGGGGTTGCGTCTCTTCGTCGCCCGCTTCCTTGAGCCGCCGCTGAGCCTCGAAACGCTCGCGCTGGTCGAGAGGATCATTGAGCTCCGAAAACGCATTGCCGAGTTCGAAGCCCAAGGCGAAGGGCTGAAAGCGCTCGACGAGGCGCGGATCGTCACGGTGCTTCTTGGCGAGCGGCGAGAGCGAAAGCGGGTAGTCGTAGATCAGCGTCGGCTCGCGCAGACCGGGACGGACGAGGGTTTTCGTCAGCTCATCGAGAATCTTACCCTCGCCCATTGCGTGCGTGATCGCCACGTCGTTTTTCAGCGCAACTTCGCCCAATTCGCGCAGGTCACAACCTAACAAGTCTTTTCCCGTGGCATCCCTTAAGAGATCATAAAAGCGCACGCGGCGGAAAGGTTTTCCGAAGTCCATCGTCTCGCCCTGATAGGTGACTTCGGTGGTGCCGAGAGCGGCTCGCGCGACGTGGCGGAAAAGTTCCTCGGCGAGGTTCATCAAGTCGTGATAGTCCGCGTAAGCCTCATAGAATTCGAGCATGGTGAATTCGGGATTGTGGAATTTGTCCATGCCCTCGTTGCGGAAATCCTTGCAGATTTCGTAGACCTTCTCGAAGCCGCCGACGATGAGCCGTTTGAGATAGAGTTCGTCGGCGATGCGCAGAAAGAAGTTGCGGTCGAGCGTGTTGTAGTAGGTGGTGAAGGGCCGGGCCAGCGCGCCGCCGTAGAGCGGTTGCAGGGCGGGCGTTTCCACTTCGAGATAGCCGCGCGCGTCCAGAAACTCTCGCAGAGCGGCGATCACGCGGGCGCGAACGCGGAAGATTTCGCGCACGTCGGGATTGACGGCCAGATCGAGATAGCGCTGGCGGTAGCGCGCTTCCTTGTCGGTGAAGGCGTCGAAGACCTGCCCTTCGCGTTCCTTGACGACGGGCAGCGGATGGAGCGACTTGGCGAGAAGCTCGAACGACTGCGCGCGGAGGGTGGCTTCACCGGTCTTGGTGCGGAAGGCCGTTCCGCGCACACCGATGATGTCGCCGATGTCGAGCAGCTTAAAGAGCGCATAGCTTTCGTCGCCCACGCGATCGCGCTGCACGTAAATCTGCATCTGCCCGAATTCATCGCGGACGTGGCAGAAAGCAGCTTTGCCCATGACGCGGATCGTGACAATGCGACCGGCGACGGCGTAGTGTGTGCCTTCGCCCTCG from bacterium includes the following:
- the lysS gene encoding lysine--tRNA ligase, whose product is MSDTSSHSQPDDLSEVLRLRREKLEKLRALGVNPYPYRFEKDTHIPELLADFDSKIETTEGEGTHYAVAGRIVTIRVMGKAAFCHVRDEFGQMQIYVQRDRVGDESYALFKLLDIGDIIGVRGTAFRTKTGEATLRAQSFELLAKSLHPLPVVKEREGQVFDAFTDKEARYRQRYLDLAVNPDVREIFRVRARVIAALREFLDARGYLEVETPALQPLYGGALARPFTTYYNTLDRNFFLRIADELYLKRLIVGGFEKVYEICKDFRNEGMDKFHNPEFTMLEFYEAYADYHDLMNLAEELFRHVARAALGTTEVTYQGETMDFGKPFRRVRFYDLLRDATGKDLLGCDLRELGEVALKNDVAITHAMGEGKILDELTKTLVRPGLREPTLIYDYPLSLSPLAKKHRDDPRLVERFQPFALGFELGNAFSELNDPLDQRERFEAQRRLKEAGDEETQPLDEDYLQALEIGMPPAGGMGIGVDRLVMLLTDQPSIREVILFPHLRS